The genomic segment CTCTAGACTTGGAGCTGTGACACATTATGTGGTGTATTTACATAAGCTTTCTGTTCATACAGAAGCTGTTTTGAGACATTTAttgttcatttctttaataaaaagaaaagtcttttttcctttgtgtctcttttccttctgctgtgatCTAGGAGTACTGCTGTTGCGTTCCAGTAGACTCATTCACCACAAAATAGACAAATAAAGCCTGTTTTTTCCCATCTAAACCCAATTCATTCGGTGCCTTTCATTTCCGAAACTTCTGTCCAATTTTGGTCAATGAATCTGAGATAAAACGACTAGGGATTAGTTTTTATGTGCGCGTATATCTGAGACTTTACGTTAAACAAACGCGCAAATAATAGGAGAAATATGACACTGACGGAACCGCCTTCGTATCCAACGACAACAAACAACGCTAAAACTAGCAAAGCACAGTCTGCGCTGCTGCCCGTTAACATTGGCCTTTCTTGCTCAAAGTCGTCTAAATTAAGAGCTTAAACTTCACATTTCAAAGtttaattgttgtttttgttatttaaggAAGAACCTACCATGGACACAGACAACGAAAAGGTTAGTGGCAAGACAGAAGTCTTGCTAATACGTGACTAATACGCTAGCatgccagcttcttgctcgagttttcccgttccaccttaagtggtgcagcagttaccttaaccatttaaggtggaacgggaaaattcgaagagtggcgaataagaagccaacctCAGTCTCATAATTATACAAGAGTTGTATAACTGTTGTATAACAACAATTtgagtaaaaaataataataaaaatagtaaatgttttcagaagcggcttagaaaatggatggatggatggatagtaaaTGTTTTCCTGATCTCAGTTTTGGTGATTTATCCATGTTATCCTGCTTAGGTTCCGAGCATAAGACGGAGAGAGCTCCCGCCAATTTCACACAGAGTAAGTGAAGATGGTTGTCTGTATACACACTTTAAATCGAGCTATTGCATtccttaaaaaaggaaaaataaatcttTTCCACTTGCTATAGAAAACAACAATGTATTAGTGATGAAAGTCATATTTAAACTTGAAAACACAGATTTCTGTCAAAACACAGATATAAGACATTGAATGTCCTCATCTGGCTTCAAATTAAAGATGGTCAGTAAAGAAATCACAGTTTCCAAGAAACTGAAGCAGTCACAAATGTGTCTGTttggtgtgtgcatgtgtggatgGCTGTCTCTCAGAGCCATCACCTTAAGGGGAACtccaaccaaaaataaaaaagagcagcCTTTGCTCCATCTGCTGTAACCATGCCTAATCACATCTTACAGTGGTCCCGCGATAGTCTTGAGAGTTTAAAGGCTAAGAAAGCTCATGATGCACACtgtatagacaaaagtattgagacatccctcctaattattgTGTGCAGGTGTTTTGAGCTACACCCGTTGCTAAAAGGTGGATAAAATCGAGCACATAGCCTTTTAGCctcaatagacaaacactggcagtagaatgggtcatattGATGACCTCAGTGACTTTTAACATGGCCCtgtcacaggatgccacctttgccacaagtcagtttgtgaaatggaCAAGAGAaggttacctgcctgactgcattgcgccaactgtaaagtttggtggaggagggatgatgttATGGGGGTTGTTTTTAGGGGTGGGCCTAGAACCCTTATTTGCCGTGAAGGGAAATCgtaatgtttcagcagaccaagacattttggacggGTGtacgcttccaactttgtggaaacagtttggggaagaaccttttctgttccagcatgactgcatggttgggtgagttttGATGGTCAAGGCTCAatcccatcaaacacctttgggcaGAACAAGAACAGCCatgccctctcgtccaacatcagtgtctgaccaatTCCATGTGCCTAcagatttagaatgggatgtcagaAAAGCAGGTGTCCTGATACTTTtgtgtccatatagtgtatcttgaAGGCTGATGGAACTACAGATGGAAGCACTTTGGGGTGGACATTATTATAAGTAATTCCAGATAACTGATGTTACTGATGATTTTAGTGGTGGGATTCTCAATGTTTGCATAACGCATGCTGGTTATTCTAGTGAGAGAACAGTGATGGACGAAAACACAATCAGTGTACAAAATCAAGAATTCTGTAAAATGATGAGGCCCAGGGATGCAAGGGTGCGCTaaagaatattacataacatcaAGGATAACGTAATACTAGTTTAAGCTTGAATACACTTTTAAAGACTGAGTGACAATCTGATTCTGACTCTTGAGTAACTGTCCTCCTGTTCAGGGTTAATCCTGCTGTCTAGCAGATGTCTGTCTTAGATTTAGCTCACCACTAATCCGTGCTATATGTGCacagacctgtgtgtgtgtgtgtgtgtgtgtttgtttgatcCCCACTGTCCCACTGTTACTCTTGCTTGAGTGGGATGGCGAAGAAGCCAGTGGTGAGTtttccacacacagacacacacacactgtggacgCCTCTTCTCATACACTATTCAGAAAGTGGTGTTCTGCTTATAGtttaaaaaagatgtttaatAGAACTCAGTGCTATGTGTAGCTTTATCTGTTTCTTGTTATCTAATACTTCTGTATGTGCATTCTGTGAAAGTGAAAAACTGCATGTGATCTAAAACATTTtcgctgttttgtttttcctttttcagcgGGGTCCACGTGCATTACCGTCTCTGCCAAGGTGAGCTTGACTGCTGCTAACTATAGGTGCTGAGGTGATACTTTTCACTACCAATTATACAAACTGCCAACTGGCTAacttcagtctctctctttgtcctccATCTTAATGCCTGCTCGTCGAGAAAGTCAAGAAACAGCAGGTTAGTGTTTCATGAAGAGCTTGCAAATTTGGTTCATTGGGCTGTGCAgccttcatttctttaaaagcatcctttttaaaatggtttttaaaacctttttcataattaaatagttaagatgcaaacagtcattcagagtgtttgagttgttcatagtggtgatgatgggaaccagacgtctgaagcatgTAAAGCTGTCTTGTATAAAGATATGACACAAATGCACGAGACATTtctagtcatttttattttaaactgttacatttactgtcattttaattatatactgttgtggcctaaaacatacactatattgccaaaagtattcactcacccatccaagtcACTGATTCAGgttttccaatcacttccatggccacaaatgtataaaaccaagcaccttgtcatgcagactgcttctacaaacattagtgaaagaatgggtcactctcaggagctcagtaaattccagcatggtaccgtgatacgATGCCACCAGttcaacaagtccagtcgtgaaatttcctcactactaaatattccacagtggggtagtttttcaggagttgggcttggccccttagttccagtgaaaggacctcttaatgcttcagcaccaagagattttggacaatttcatgctcccaactttgtcggaacagtttggggacggccccttcctgttccagcatgactgcgcaccagtgcacaaagcaggtctataaagacatggatgagcgagtttggtgtgaaagaacttgactggcctgcacagagtcctgacctcaacccgatagaagacctttgggatgaattagagctgagactgcgagccaggccttctcgtccaacatcagtgtctgacctcacaaatgtgcttctggaagaacagtcaaacattcccataaatacatactgaataaaatgGTCATATTTTTGTTGTAGACAGCATAACCCCTGGtgcctatcaccaccactgagtcTTATTCAGtttgtttctctacaatgaaccattttacatcaaaccactctgaatgactttgtttacacctcaacaaCTGAAGGATggagaattttgaaaaaaaatggtggaatcaactttcatttacaaaaatatttttgtctctGCCGATATTTTGCTTAGATGAAATGCCAGTTCTAAGGACTAAGAAGAAAAAAGCCAAGCGTGAAGTGGACACTGAGGGAGTCGAGGCTCCCGAGGGTGAGCTCATATAAGATGAATAGCCTATGCAACCCACATTATGGAATTATTCTATACTTTTCTTTGGAATATGACTAACCATAACCAGTCCaaactgttttttattataGTGATACTGTAGACTAGGCATGCTGATTTCTGAACTTGCAATCTCCTGACCATAGGACCAACAGTTATATATAGTTGATGTTCAAAAAAATCTTCCCCCAATtgtttgagcacagcagctgtcctttacattgtgtgaatttTGTGTTGAATGGACTGATCGAAATGCAACAGAATTGCTTGgagtaaaatctctttacattgttacATTGAAGAATGTTTTCATAAAGTTCCTGTTTACCATTTAGCTACAGGAGACACTGGGATTGAGATGGGGGACATGGACAGCcacagacagtcagagagccAGGAGCGTTTGACCCCTGAACCCCAAGAAAATCCAccacagaagaagaaaaagaagaagaaagcccAAGTTATTGGTGTGACTGACATCAAAAAAATGAGATTCCCTTATTTGATTGAAACATATGATTAAAACTAGTGTGGTTGTTAGAAGATTTGCATGGGTTGTGTAGGTAGAATGTGCTCTGTGTACAGCCAAATGAAGGAATGCTTGAACAGATGCCGACATTAGATGTCTTTATAGCACAGTTATGCCTCGCTTATAGGTTAGCTTCTGCTTGGTGGTTAGCCTTCTCTCTGTAAGTTCTCCAAACACAGAGAAAGCTTAGGTGAACATAGTTTTGTTCAAAAGCTGTGGGGGCAGGACAAACCATATTAGTGAAGGTGATTAGTGAAGGTACTCATTATGTATGTGTGACCCAAGATTGAGACTGTCCAATTTATATTGGTCATTTAGTGGGCACTGGAAAATTATTCATGGGGGATTCTTTGTACAGGTGTATTACACACTGTATATTGAGGAACATAAGCCAGTTTAGCAAGAAAACATGAATTTAGGTTCCCTGAGGCTTTAGCAGTATCCTTTGGGAAAGGCACCAATCTGATTGCAGGTATCAATATCAGAccaatccatccattttctaagccgcttctccgtcagggtcgcggggggatatCAGACCAATGTTACCAGATAATAACGGATAAGCTATTTGAGCGGAAAAAAGGACTCATTCTGATTCAATCCTGTACCAAATCTACCCTGAAATGGCACTCgctcacactgtgtgatgtgataTTACATATTTCTCCCTGTGGGGTATTAGAGGGTTTGGGTAGCTTGACAATAATAGCTTACTTTAAGATGCTCAGAGCTTATTTAAAGTCATAAAGCATAAAGTTTCAGTAGTTTCACTGCGAGGAAATAAAAAGTGGTATGCAGGATACTTCAGTAGTTTTCTTCTGGTTTTTAATGATATGGATGGTGTGCTGTGGTTAATTAGATCCAGAAAGTGACCAGACTGACCTAGTACAGAATGGAGACATGCCTGACCAGAACACGGATGAGGAACCAACGCGAAAACCCAAGAAGAGGAAGTGAGTCATAAACCATAGAATTGCTGCTACATTTAGCCTTATGTAATGCTTACCTTTTAtcatgttattgttatttatatacagtattttcaAGATACTTTGTGTTCATTAACATCTCAcatcctgtttctctctccctctttttctttggAGGCTGAAGCCTAAAGTGACAGACGTGCAGTTAAATAACGAGTTAGCTATTGAAGATGATGACATCATCACAGATGCCCAGCCTCCGATCCCCCAGCATGCTTTGTTCTCTGCCCCTCAGGGTCCTAGTCAGCCCATGGCCAAGGTGTTCATCGAGAGGGGACGTAAGTTCACAAACTCATGATTGCTAGTGTGGGAGCTGAGCATTTTTGTGTGATTCCAGCTTTCCATGTACAAAgaggtccataaatatttggacacaaGCACTATGATGTGGAAGAAAGCTTGAATAACAATAACATTGATGTCCAAATTTTTATAGACCTGACTGTAGTTCAAGTCCAGTTGTCCAGACACAGACTGAACCTAGTATAtcaattgtttttttaactgaaagttCTTTTTAGTTTAGAATGAAGCTTGTTTTGTCTCTATTAATAGAATCTGAAGTTTAATTATAGGTTTTACAAAGTTGAATAAAGGGTTGGCTGCATATGGCAGTATGTATGTGTCATCAGTAATATGGGTTCTCTCAGGTCGTTTTCAGCCGGCTGAGCGTATAGACAGACGTAAGACCAGCAGCGGTCAGATTGAGCAGAACTTCATGGATGTCCAGTCGATGTGGACCACCAGAGACGTGTCCATGAGAGTGCACAGAGGCTTCAGGTGTGACATGCAAGCTCACTGAATTAGGCACAAAACACTAGAATATGAACATATATGAACATGGATATACTTCCCCCATTTTAGACTAGGCAGGCTTCCCTGAATCAGTCGCATCAATCACATGACTTTCCTCATGTATTACACCTGAAAGAAACAGTGGATGTTTATTAGTCTTTACAGGACCcacattattattttctttaagtaaaagtttaatgtagtatgtaaacattattaaaaggaAGTTCCAGTTTTCCAACCAGGGGGTTGAATGTAATATTTAGGTCCTTTTTAAGAATGTTCTTTGAACATATTCTAACTGCTGTCTGCTCTTCTACAGGGTGAT from the Pygocentrus nattereri isolate fPygNat1 chromosome 30, fPygNat1.pri, whole genome shotgun sequence genome contains:
- the tmem237b gene encoding transmembrane protein 237B isoform X1; translation: MDTDNEKVPSIRRRELPPISHRRGPRALPSLPSQETADEMPVLRTKKKKAKREVDTEGVEAPEATGDTGIEMGDMDSHRQSESQERLTPEPQENPPQKKKKKKKAQVIDPESDQTDLVQNGDMPDQNTDEEPTRKPKKRKLKPKVTDVQLNNELAIEDDDIITDAQPPIPQHALFSAPQGPSQPMAKVFIERGRRFQPAERIDRRKTSSGQIEQNFMDVQSMWTTRDVSMRVHRGFRVIGLFSHGFLAGYAVWNIVVLYILAGEQMSTLPNLLEQYHTLAYPAQSLFYFLLALSTVSAFDRVNLAKASVALRSLLTLDPLALASFLYFSALVLSLSQQMTSDRINLYSSPNASLWVPGPDHSALYPWIIVNLVVTLLVGLAWVLVSTSPEVDYTEDFLMAMEIEYPKPEEKDIPA
- the tmem237b gene encoding transmembrane protein 237B isoform X2, with product MAKKPVRGPRALPSLPSQETADEMPVLRTKKKKAKREVDTEGVEAPEATGDTGIEMGDMDSHRQSESQERLTPEPQENPPQKKKKKKKAQVIDPESDQTDLVQNGDMPDQNTDEEPTRKPKKRKLKPKVTDVQLNNELAIEDDDIITDAQPPIPQHALFSAPQGPSQPMAKVFIERGRRFQPAERIDRRKTSSGQIEQNFMDVQSMWTTRDVSMRVHRGFRVIGLFSHGFLAGYAVWNIVVLYILAGEQMSTLPNLLEQYHTLAYPAQSLFYFLLALSTVSAFDRVNLAKASVALRSLLTLDPLALASFLYFSALVLSLSQQMTSDRINLYSSPNASLWVPGPDHSALYPWIIVNLVVTLLVGLAWVLVSTSPEVDYTEDFLMAMEIEYPKPEEKDIPA